From the Alkalibacter rhizosphaerae genome, one window contains:
- a CDS encoding methyltetrahydrofolate cobalamin methyltransferase — MIIIGEKINGSIPSVAKAIAAKDADFIRNLAKIQTEAGATFIDVCASVDDDIELETMKWLIDLVQEVTDTPIAVDSPNEMTCLESMKYCNKPGLFNSVSMEGKKIENVFPVIADTKWEIAALLNDDTGIPQTAEKRLEVFANLMAKAKEYNIDPSRFHIDPLIEMLCTSEDGIAMVETVISEIKKQYPTIHVTGAVSNISFNLPARKIVNQAFTVLAMKAGLDSAILDPTDQNLMGMIYATECMLGEDEYCMEYISAYREGIFGAKKK; from the coding sequence TTGATTATCATTGGAGAAAAAATCAACGGATCCATTCCTTCGGTCGCGAAAGCCATCGCCGCCAAGGACGCAGATTTCATCCGAAATCTGGCAAAAATTCAAACGGAAGCCGGAGCAACATTCATTGACGTTTGTGCATCGGTAGACGACGACATCGAGCTGGAGACCATGAAATGGTTGATCGACTTGGTACAGGAGGTAACAGATACTCCCATAGCAGTGGACAGCCCCAACGAAATGACTTGTCTGGAATCCATGAAGTATTGCAACAAGCCGGGTCTTTTCAACTCCGTATCCATGGAGGGAAAGAAAATTGAAAACGTATTCCCGGTCATCGCCGACACAAAATGGGAGATCGCAGCACTTCTCAACGACGATACAGGGATCCCGCAAACGGCGGAAAAGCGACTGGAAGTATTTGCAAACCTGATGGCAAAAGCCAAAGAATACAACATCGACCCGTCCAGATTCCACATCGATCCATTGATCGAAATGCTTTGTACGTCGGAAGACGGCATCGCCATGGTGGAGACGGTCATCTCCGAGATCAAGAAACAATACCCGACCATCCACGTAACGGGAGCGGTAAGCAACATTTCCTTCAACCTGCCGGCACGAAAGATCGTCAACCAGGCCTTTACCGTACTGGCCATGAAAGCCGGTTTGGACAGCGCCATTTTGGATCCGACGGATCAAAACCTGATGGGAATGATCTACGCCACAGAGTGCATGCTGGGAGAAGACGAGTACTGCATGGAATACATCAGTGCATATCGGGAAGGCATCTTTGGTGCAAAGAAAAAGTAA
- a CDS encoding corrinoid protein codes for MSKIQEVQEMVAKGKTKVVAGLVQEALDGGAQPKEILDAMIESMGIVGDKFSAGEIFVPEMLISAKAMSKGVDVLKPLLAGDASTSLGTCVIGTVAGDLHDIGKNLVSMMLESAGFTMIDLGVDVPAAKFVEVAKENNAVIVAASGLLTTTMPALKETSLALKDAGFTVIVGGAPVTQAYATEIKADGYAPDAGSAVTKAKELVK; via the coding sequence ATGTCAAAAATTCAAGAAGTTCAAGAAATGGTAGCAAAGGGTAAAACCAAAGTAGTAGCAGGATTGGTCCAGGAAGCATTGGACGGGGGCGCACAACCGAAAGAAATTTTGGATGCCATGATCGAGTCCATGGGAATCGTTGGAGACAAATTCTCCGCCGGCGAGATCTTCGTACCGGAAATGCTGATTTCTGCAAAAGCCATGAGCAAGGGTGTAGACGTACTCAAGCCGTTGTTGGCCGGAGACGCTTCCACATCGTTGGGAACCTGCGTTATCGGAACGGTAGCTGGAGACCTTCATGATATCGGCAAAAACCTGGTAAGCATGATGCTGGAGAGCGCCGGATTCACCATGATCGACCTTGGTGTAGACGTGCCTGCTGCAAAATTTGTTGAAGTTGCAAAAGAAAACAACGCAGTCATCGTTGCCGCTTCCGGATTGTTGACCACCACCATGCCTGCACTGAAGGAAACTTCTTTGGCGCTGAAAGATGCCGGATTCACTGTCATCGTTGGTGGAGCACCTGTTACCCAAGCTTATGCAACAGAGATCAAGGCAGACGGATACGCTCCGGACGCTGGTAGCGCCGTTACCAAAGCAAAAGAATTGGTAAAATAA
- a CDS encoding corrinoid protein — translation MSKIQEIQEMVAKGKTKVVAGLVQEALDGGAQPKEILDAMIESMGIVGDKFSAGEIFVPEMLISAKAMSKGVDVLKPLLAGDASTSLGTCVIGTVAGDLHDIGKNLVSMMLESAGFTMIDLGVDVPAAKFVETAKENNAVIVAASGLLTTTMPALKETSLALKDAGFTVIVGGAPVTQAYADEIKADGYAPDAGSAVTKAKELVKK, via the coding sequence ATGTCAAAAATTCAAGAAATCCAAGAAATGGTAGCAAAGGGTAAAACCAAAGTAGTAGCAGGATTGGTCCAGGAAGCATTGGACGGCGGCGCACAACCGAAAGAGATCTTGGATGCCATGATCGAGTCCATGGGAATCGTTGGAGACAAATTCTCCGCCGGCGAGATCTTCGTACCGGAAATGCTGATCTCCGCAAAAGCCATGAGCAAGGGCGTAGACGTACTCAAGCCGTTGCTGGCCGGAGACGCTTCCACATCGTTGGGAACCTGCGTTATCGGAACCGTAGCTGGAGACCTTCACGACATCGGCAAAAACTTGGTTAGCATGATGCTGGAGAGCGCCGGATTCACCATGATCGACCTTGGTGTAGACGTACCTGCTGCTAAATTTGTTGAAACAGCAAAAGAAAACAACGCAGTCATCGTTGCCGCTTCCGGATTGCTTACCACCACCATGCCTGCATTGAAGGAAACTTCCTTGGCACTGAAAGATGCCGGATTCACCGTCATCGTTGGTGGAGCGCCTGTTACCCAAGCTTATGCAGACGAGATCAAGGCAGACGGATATGCTCCGGACGCTGGTAGTGCCGTTACTAAAGCAAAAGAATTGGTCAAGAAATAA
- a CDS encoding uroporphyrinogen decarboxylase family protein — MLTIRENLLETIKGGNPDRFVNQYEFMELIMECPLGQMVGPGQTLKNEWGITFSWPEGQLGGFPVHDEEHKVLKDITKWKEQVTIPPIVTDDAAWAAAEEHAKNVDRNERFVTTFVAPGVFEMTHHLMSMEDALMGLYEEPEYMHELIDALTERELAYAKEMIRRIKPDAIFHHDDWGSQKASFVSPEMFEEFFLPAYKKIYGFYKENGVELIVHHNDAYSANLVPFMIEMGIDIWQGVMTTNDTPELIKKYGGKISFMGDIDSGVVDFPAWTPEIVHQEVERACTNCGKLYFIPNLTQGLNFSSFPGVYEEASKAIDEMSKKLF; from the coding sequence ATGCTGACAATACGAGAAAATTTATTGGAGACCATCAAAGGGGGAAATCCCGACCGATTTGTCAATCAGTATGAATTCATGGAATTGATCATGGAGTGCCCACTGGGCCAAATGGTTGGCCCGGGTCAAACATTGAAAAACGAATGGGGCATCACTTTCAGCTGGCCGGAAGGTCAACTGGGTGGATTCCCGGTCCACGACGAAGAACACAAGGTTTTGAAGGACATCACCAAGTGGAAAGAACAGGTGACCATACCGCCGATCGTAACAGATGACGCTGCATGGGCAGCTGCAGAAGAACATGCAAAAAATGTGGATCGCAACGAACGATTCGTGACTACATTCGTGGCTCCTGGCGTATTTGAAATGACCCATCACCTCATGAGCATGGAAGATGCCTTGATGGGATTGTATGAAGAACCGGAGTACATGCACGAATTGATCGACGCTTTGACGGAAAGAGAATTGGCTTATGCCAAAGAAATGATCCGTCGCATTAAGCCGGACGCCATTTTCCATCATGATGACTGGGGCAGCCAAAAGGCATCCTTTGTCTCACCGGAAATGTTCGAAGAATTCTTCCTGCCGGCTTACAAAAAGATTTATGGTTTTTACAAGGAAAACGGTGTGGAGTTGATCGTTCATCACAACGATGCCTACAGCGCCAACCTGGTGCCTTTCATGATCGAAATGGGAATCGATATCTGGCAAGGAGTCATGACCACCAATGATACACCGGAACTGATCAAAAAGTATGGTGGAAAAATTTCCTTCATGGGAGATATCGACAGTGGAGTGGTTGACTTCCCTGCCTGGACACCGGAGATCGTTCATCAAGAAGTGGAACGAGCCTGCACGAACTGCGGCAAACTCTACTTCATCCCCAACCTGACACAAGGCTTGAACTTCAGTTCCTTCCCGGGAGTATATGAAGAAGCAAGCAAGGCCATCGACGAAATGAGCAAAAAACTGTTCTAA
- a CDS encoding ASKHA domain-containing protein has translation MAKMLKVEFPYLNKSIEVPEGTKLSQACADAGYPLNLVCGGRGVCKKCGVDIEEDGEVKRVLSCQVVVYDGIKVLLREEEQKVQILTSSTMDQTAHNPSIHSLHFTREQLFTELGDNDWSTLRNLTDKKIQKPELEILQKISKTYHHESGLRLIMNHCEILDVMPGDDERTVYGIAFDLGTTSAVGYLYDMEDGRIVGVSSTMNKQTELGGDVISRINHVVTEPDKYGPRLQKLAVDTLNEIITDICDSHKIDIVDIYMAVVVGNSTMQHLLLGLYPEYLGKKPFSSTIHSVYETSAKHIGLKMCPTGKFAILPLLGGFVGADTTAVLLSIPNDNKVRLMLDLGTNGEIAVGKDTNYNVSSTACGPALEGAGLSHGMRGTNGAIERVAIVDGKLEYKVIGNTKPEGVCGSGVIDLVAEMYKNEVINELGTFNDPEDMVSPDLKKRIRKEGHENVFVVAFAEETSIGTDIFFSQNDVRQVQMAKAAIYTGCVMVVEDYGIKGEDLTEIVIAGAFGNYIDVHHAQSIGMIPKYEGVPVRSLGNAAGTGSQLYLISKEKQQECRVLGREAIFVELANKPGFMEQYTGNMNFGDSWEGED, from the coding sequence ATGGCAAAGATGTTGAAAGTAGAATTTCCTTATTTGAACAAATCCATTGAAGTGCCGGAAGGTACAAAGTTGTCCCAGGCATGTGCAGATGCAGGATATCCCCTCAACCTGGTTTGCGGTGGACGGGGTGTGTGTAAAAAATGCGGTGTCGACATTGAAGAAGACGGTGAAGTCAAGCGGGTCTTGTCCTGTCAAGTAGTTGTATACGATGGTATAAAAGTGTTGTTGAGAGAAGAAGAACAGAAAGTGCAGATCCTGACTTCCTCCACCATGGATCAAACGGCCCATAATCCGTCGATCCACTCGCTGCATTTTACCAGAGAGCAACTGTTTACAGAACTTGGCGACAACGATTGGTCCACCTTGCGGAATTTGACGGACAAAAAAATCCAAAAACCCGAATTGGAGATATTGCAGAAGATTTCTAAAACATATCACCACGAAAGCGGTTTGCGCCTGATCATGAACCACTGTGAAATTCTAGATGTTATGCCGGGAGATGACGAGAGGACCGTTTACGGTATTGCATTCGACTTGGGGACCACCTCGGCAGTAGGATATCTGTATGATATGGAGGATGGTAGGATCGTTGGTGTCAGTTCCACCATGAACAAACAAACGGAACTGGGCGGAGATGTCATATCCAGGATCAATCATGTAGTGACGGAACCGGACAAATATGGTCCTCGATTGCAAAAGCTGGCAGTGGACACCTTGAATGAGATCATCACGGATATTTGCGATTCCCATAAGATCGATATCGTGGACATCTATATGGCAGTAGTTGTAGGCAACAGCACCATGCAACATCTGTTGCTGGGATTGTATCCGGAGTATTTGGGTAAGAAGCCTTTTTCCAGCACCATCCATTCCGTGTATGAAACCAGTGCAAAACATATCGGCTTGAAGATGTGTCCCACAGGTAAATTTGCCATATTGCCGCTTCTGGGCGGGTTTGTCGGTGCGGATACGACAGCTGTATTGTTGTCCATACCCAATGACAACAAGGTTCGATTGATGTTGGACTTGGGCACCAATGGCGAGATCGCTGTCGGTAAAGACACCAACTACAACGTATCATCAACTGCTTGTGGTCCGGCGCTTGAAGGTGCAGGATTGTCTCACGGAATGCGGGGGACCAACGGCGCCATCGAACGGGTCGCCATTGTAGACGGCAAATTGGAATACAAAGTGATTGGAAACACCAAACCGGAAGGGGTCTGCGGTTCCGGTGTCATCGACCTGGTAGCGGAAATGTATAAAAATGAAGTCATCAACGAACTGGGAACCTTCAATGATCCGGAGGATATGGTTTCACCAGATCTGAAGAAGAGGATCCGGAAGGAAGGCCATGAAAATGTTTTCGTCGTGGCATTTGCAGAAGAAACTTCCATTGGAACGGATATATTCTTCAGCCAGAACGACGTACGCCAGGTGCAAATGGCCAAAGCAGCCATCTACACTGGTTGTGTCATGGTGGTGGAGGATTACGGCATCAAGGGAGAAGATTTGACGGAAATCGTCATTGCCGGCGCTTTTGGAAACTACATCGACGTACACCACGCCCAATCCATTGGCATGATCCCCAAATATGAGGGAGTACCGGTACGATCTCTTGGCAATGCAGCGGGAACGGGTTCTCAGCTTTACCTCATTTCCAAGGAAAAACAACAGGAATGCCGTGTCTTGGGACGGGAAGCCATATTCGTTGAATTGGCCAACAAACCAGGGTTTATGGAACAATATACCGGAAACATGAATTTCGGGGACTCCTGGGAGGGAGAAGATTAA